The genomic window AGTCATATCTCATTCAACAAATGTGAAattctttataaaattatttgaataaataaaggaaagcaAGCATGGACAAATCaaccaaataaaagaaaaacttgagTTATTTGACAAACCATTCCAGTAACAACTACAGGAGGAACAACTCTATCTAGTATTCCGGAACTGGTTGCAACAGCAACAGTTGATAACGGGCTTATCACAGGCTGCATCAAACATGAGTTGTTATTTACAATACTATCCAATGGCTTTGTATTGTCAAATATTAACAGATCACAAGAGTTCCATACCTTTGCCAAATTCTCTGAAACACTTCTAGAGGCGTCAAAAGAACGGCTTTCAAGAGTCCTCAGCAACCTAATCCCATCAGAATTTGCTAAGATTTTAATCCCATTATCAACTGTAGAAACAGCAAGCAATGTACCCTCCTTGTTGAAGCGTATTCGTGGACTTGCCTAAAAATTAAAGTTAGAGCACGCAAAAGATGTTTCCTTTATTAATTCTCTCATTGTTAACATAACCAATCTGGAAATCTTACTGGCAGGCCACCCTCAGCATCAATTGTTGTCAGCAAATTGGTATTATCCATATCCCAGAATTTTATCAAACCCTCATCACCAGCAGCCAAAAACCGGTTTCTAGTGGTATCAAATTGCACGACACCCATTGATCGTTTACGAAATCCTTGATATGTTCTTTTTACCGCACCTTCACTTTCATTCCATTCCACAATGGAAGATTCTCCATCCTTGCTGGTCCCACAGGAAAAGAGCCTACAAAGAACAAAGTTTTACTTTATATATCATAGGAAATAGGAAATGTAAACTAAATTAAGGATGAGTAATACAAAAATTAAGCAGTAGATAAAACTAACCTAGATCCATCAGCACTATAAGCCATTGTAGTGCACCAGTGACCCGGGGCATCATAATCAATTCTGGATCCCACATTATCATACAACCATGCCTTTATCTTTCCATCCAACGCAGTTGAAAAGATGAACTGAATGATCAAGTATAAGTATTATGAAGGTGCAAATAAGCAAAGACAAAAGACTGCATGCTTGTTAACATGCAAAGGATCATCAAGAGAGATATACGCAGTCTCAAATAGTCAGATGGAAGGTCACCTGGATATTCTCCTTGTAATGGGGACAAACTGAATAAACAGGTGCGTCATGACCTTCAAAAGTATATTGTTTGGTGCCACTACTTGCATCCCACACCTACATTACAtggtcaaaaaataaatatttacccGAATATATAGACACCACCACCTAAATTAAGATCCAACCTTAATCATCTTGTCATCTCCACAGGTGATTACACACAGTTGTTTATTGGGATGAGAGAATGCCAGATCATTAACACCACCAACATGAGCATCAATCTACAAAACCAATAACCAtgtcatataataataattagcacATATTAACTGCAGAAATTCTACTCTTCCCATTACTTATACCTGCAAATGCTGCCTAACATCATCACCACCATGATAAGAATATAATTGCACAATATGCTTGGAGTATGCAACACCTACAAAAAGCAACAATTGTTTCAAATTGTTTTTAGTGTTCTATTGGAAATAATTCaatttatcatataaatttcCAGTTAGATTACTTACCAAACAAGGAACCATCCGGACTCCACAGTATACGGTTAACTGAAACACCAGGATCTTTAACTAGAGCGGCCTGAGTGGTAAAGAATCCGATTTCAGATTAGAAAGAATGTTTAAGATTTAATGCACTGGAGCAGCATGTCAAATGATACAACTAGATGAAATACCATTGACGATACCTGCAGGGACACAGGACATGTTCCAAATTCCCAAAGCTTGAAATTCTTCAAGACTAATCTCTCCCTCAGTCCAACATCCCATAATCCAATATCACCAGCATTTGTAccaactaaaaaataggaggacCAAAGTCAAGCAGTGCAATTCCAAAAAACGCTTGCTTCTTGAATTTAAGTATATCTTCTTTCAAGCAAACAGTTAACAACCAAAATCAATATGAACAAACGAGCAATTCTGAGAAGTTCACCAAGGAGAATAGTTTGTTGAATGGGATGAAAATCCATGCTCATCGGTGCTGATCCCTGGATAAGTGCTCTAGCAACAGTCTTTGGTAGGTCATCTGGAGTGACCATAGCTTGACTGTGGCTTTGAGGATAGGTAACTGGAAGAATATTTACTTGCATATTTACCTGCATGAAGAAGTTGAGTATCAGGAATACCATATCGGAAACTTGTAACATTcaaacaagcaaaaaaattGGTTAATAGCCTGAAATAGCATAGAGATGGCTCCCTCTATAGTGTAGAGGTGCACAACATACCTCATCAGGTCTTGTTCTTTTGGATACATGATCAGACTCAGCTGATGGGTAATCTATCGAAGGGTTACTAGTTGGGGGAGTCCTAGGATGCTTCAAAATTGCAACTACACTCAAAACAAGTCAAGTAAACAAACAGAATTAGTGAACAGTATAAGAAATGTGCAAACTAAATTGGTGAAACCACAACTACATTTCCCACATATAATGAAGAATTTGAACACATTACCAGGATTTGTAGGAGCAGTGAGTCCAATAGCTCCACCAGACACTGATGGGTGTGCTACAGCTGGTGGGTTAGACATCCAACTAGCGAGTGGAGTAGGAACTGGTGCTTGTGCAGGTTGAAAAGGCTGAAAGTATCATACAAAGCtcaaccaaatattccaaagACAGTAGTTGGAATAAAAcgaataaagaaagaaagaaagttccTTAGTTACCCCATGGGCGCCCAATGGAGGGAAACCTCCTGATTTGGGTATGGATCCAATTAATGGATTATTTGCTGGTGAGGGGGTGTGTGGACCATTTGGTTGTCCACATGAATGATCAACAAAAAGGGTTTTTATGTCAGGGTTCGGCCTCGGGTTTTTACAAAGTTGGTGCTGCCAGTTCAAGCTGCCAGACATGTAATGATGATATTAATTCTCAGAGCATCATGCTCgtaaatgatatattaaaacactcattaaaaaataaagcaaaatagGATGCTCAAATCAAAATGCAAGCACCAATCATGACTACTTTTGCATGCATCAACACAGCCAATGGATATGGCAGACATGAAAATGGAAATCAGTTCTACCATTTTTGGTGAAAAATCTGCATAAAGACTTTTGACAAGACATCgctttctttttagttttcagtttttttctttctttttgacaCATAGCTAAAGAATCTTTTAATAAAGTACGGATGAACTTATAATTAGACTCATTTTATCTAGAACAACCATGAATGCAagaatgaattattattttaaaaatgtagcACATATAGGTCTTACTGGTCCAGAGAAgtatttaaataagaaatttaacaCACGAGTCTTACCATAGACAGTTGCCCAATTAAGAtgacataaataaaaaaggtCAACCACAAAGTTATGTTTCTAAAGAGAACGGCATGGACATTTTCTAGTAAGTGCCAACCTTTCTCATAAAACCTATTTCTAATAGCTAAGCGATCTTTTGTCGTTGCTCCCACTGACATGTCAGTTAAAGCCTAAAAGAGATAAACATCCTAATTTACTTGACCTTTAGTGATTTCTGttgtggaaaaaaaaacattcaaatggTAAAATATATACTAAACCAGCAGGATACAAAAACAAATTTGAACATAAAATAGCAATAGTAAGGAAAATAACTTGTTACCTTTGATTGATAAGAGTGCGTAACCTTGAATTCTTCAGACTGGGAAACAGCAACTTGTCACGGAACAAAGGATTTGCTTCAATTAGCTTCTTAAGCTCAACCAGCATAATTGCTCTTGCTGATTTTGTATCACCATATTTTGAGAGCTGCTCATTTTCTCTGGATAGAAAAAGTACACCAAATCAGTCATTGTCTACCAATCTTCattaagaaagagagagagaaaacagAAGTTGGGGTTAAACCAAACCTGAAATTCTCTAATGTCAAAAGCTGTgtaatttctttaaaaagctCTTCATTAAATGTAGAAAAGACTTTCAAATCCTTCACGAGCACATCAACGGCCTTTGCACGGTCACGCCTATGAAGAGTTACTCTCACATTAACATTGAATTCTTGAACACACTAAATAACAAAAACCAAGACCTGTCGACATCTAAGTGAGATATCAAAAATTCAAAGTCTTGCAACTCACTTGTCCAATGCCTCAAGATACTTCTGCTTCCGAAtctcaaagaaaattttcatggaaTACCGATTATCATCCACCTTGGTGAAGCCAGAGAGGTACCGCTCAACCTCATCCCAGTTCCCATTGTGCACCTCATCCtcaaaatacttcatattgAAGTAAAACCCAGACTCCTgctcaagtctacaaaaattccCAAAATGGCAAAAAGACATACAATTAATCACTTCAAAACCCTAAGAATACCACGAAATCAAGCCAAAGGCAACGATTTCCCAAAGAAACCCTCACTTGTGAACAGTCTCCTTGAACTTCTCCTCATCTAGAAACTGCAATATAAGAAACACCAGCTCCCTGCTAAGAGACGACATCCTCACGCCTCCGTCCTTCACCCAAATCCCTGTACCCAATactcaaatcatcaaaaaaatacccaaaaaTTCAACCTCTTTCATCCTAAACAGTGTCTCAGATCAGGAAAAACtctaaaaacatagaattcaaCTCATCAATGCCAAATAATCCAGCTCCCTTTCCTATCCTAAGATCGGAACTTAGGGGCctaaaaaatagggcaaaaaaCCCCAagatttacataaaaaaacagCAAAATCTTTGAGGAAAATCAAGGCAGATCACCTCCGGCGAGAAGCGAGGCCACCGAGCGATAGATCGGAGATCGAAAACCGCGATTCCTGCGCTAATTTAatcggaaaaaaaaagaagcaaaatgagAAGAAATATCGGATTTGGGACGCAGCGATGGAGGATTTATTGGAAAGAGGGGTGA from Dioscorea cayenensis subsp. rotundata cultivar TDr96_F1 chromosome 9, TDr96_F1_v2_PseudoChromosome.rev07_lg8_w22 25.fasta, whole genome shotgun sequence includes these protein-coding regions:
- the LOC120268818 gene encoding protein TPR3-like, which encodes MSSLSRELVFLILQFLDEEKFKETVHKLEQESGFYFNMKYFEDEVHNGNWDEVERYLSGFTKVDDNRYSMKIFFEIRKQKYLEALDKRDRAKAVDVLVKDLKVFSTFNEELFKEITQLLTLENFRENEQLSKYGDTKSARAIMLVELKKLIEANPLFRDKLLFPSLKNSRLRTLINQSLNWQHQLCKNPRPNPDIKTLFVDHSCGQPNGPHTPSPANNPLIGSIPKSGGFPPLGAHGPFQPAQAPVPTPLASWMSNPPAVAHPSVSGGAIGLTAPTNPVAILKHPRTPPTSNPSIDYPSAESDHVSKRTRPDEVNMQVNILPVTYPQSHSQAMVTPDDLPKTVARALIQGSAPMSMDFHPIQQTILLVGTNAGDIGLWDVGLRERLVLKNFKLWEFGTCPVSLQAALVKDPGVSVNRILWSPDGSLFGVAYSKHIVQLYSYHGGDDVRQHLQIDAHVGGVNDLAFSHPNKQLCVITCGDDKMIKVWDASSGTKQYTFEGHDAPVYSVCPHYKENIQFIFSTALDGKIKAWLYDNVGSRIDYDAPGHWCTTMAYSADGSRLFSCGTSKDGESSIVEWNESEGAVKRTYQGFRKRSMGVVQFDTTRNRFLAAGDEGLIKFWDMDNTNLLTTIDAEGGLPASPRIRFNKEGTLLAVSTVDNGIKILANSDGIRLLRTLESRSFDASRSVSENLAKPVISPLSTVAVATSSGILDRVVPPVVVTGMDGDSRNLGDVKSRIADEAMEKSKIWKLTEINEPAQCRSLRLFDNMKTSKISRLIYTNSGIAILALASNATHLLWKWPRNERHLSGKATASVVPQLWQPSSGIIMTNEITDINPEEAVPCFALSKNDSYVMSASGGKISLFNMMTFKTMTTFMPPPPAATFLAFHPQDNNIIAIGMDDSTIQIYNVRVDEVKSKLRGHTKRITGLAFSNTLNVLVSSGADAQICVWGTDGWEKLRSKFLQIPPGRNPNVVSDTRVQFHQDQIHFLAVHETQIALYDTNKLECVKQWMPRESSAPISHATFSCDSQLIYVSFLDATVYVFSAANLKLRCRINPTAYLPANISSTVHPLVIAAHPSEPNQFALGLTDGGVHVLEPLESEGKWGVVPPTENGSACSMSSAPPAGASGSDQQQR